In Methanocorpusculum vombati, a genomic segment contains:
- the ribC gene encoding riboflavin synthase, giving the protein MIIGVADTTFARANMGAFAVDELKKHTSARIIRVTVPGVKDLPVAAKKLIEEEKCDIVMALGMPGGKDQDKICAHEASQGIMMAQLMTNKHIIEVFVHEDEAKDDAELAWLLEQRTREHAVNAVLMLTRPQDMTKLAGTGQRQGFADAGPARR; this is encoded by the coding sequence ATGATCATCGGTGTTGCAGACACAACGTTCGCCCGCGCCAACATGGGCGCCTTTGCCGTTGACGAACTGAAGAAGCACACGAGCGCCCGCATTATCCGCGTGACCGTTCCGGGAGTAAAGGATCTCCCGGTTGCCGCAAAAAAACTCATCGAAGAGGAAAAATGCGACATCGTCATGGCACTCGGAATGCCGGGCGGAAAAGATCAGGACAAAATCTGCGCCCATGAAGCATCGCAGGGAATCATGATGGCGCAGCTGATGACCAACAAACACATCATCGAGGTGTTCGTTCACGAAGACGAAGCAAAAGATGATGCAGAGCTTGCATGGCTTTTGGAACAGCGGACACGCGAACACGCGGTCAACGCGGTACTGATGCTGACACGTCCGCAGGATATGACAAAGCTCGCCGGAACCGGCCAGCGCCAGGGATTCGCTGATGCAG